The following coding sequences lie in one Amycolatopsis cihanbeyliensis genomic window:
- a CDS encoding serine protein kinase RIO, giving the protein MHQPEPSRSGRLTETERQRLAKLRADAYTETELPGGADRWSTWADGEQGPLPRPGWVVTELAAVDTELGVLKTGKEAEVHLLRRGLPDGSRECLLAAKRYRAAEHRLFHRDTGYLEGRRMRRSRETRAIRNRSAFGRNLIAEQWANAEFAALCALWRIGAPVPYPVQREGTELLLEFVGVADGTAAPRLAELRPGPGELRDLWHQTTMALELLASTGYCHGDLSAYNILVHQDRITLIDLPQVVDLAMNPNGPGFLERDVRNVTNWFAARGLPANLADADLLLGDLHAAAGLP; this is encoded by the coding sequence ATGCACCAGCCAGAACCGTCCCGCAGCGGCCGGCTCACCGAGACCGAACGGCAGCGGCTCGCGAAGCTGCGCGCGGACGCCTACACCGAGACCGAACTACCCGGCGGCGCCGACCGCTGGTCCACCTGGGCCGACGGCGAGCAGGGGCCACTGCCCCGACCCGGCTGGGTGGTGACCGAGCTCGCCGCCGTGGACACCGAGCTCGGCGTGCTGAAAACCGGCAAGGAAGCCGAGGTCCACCTGCTCCGGCGCGGCCTTCCGGACGGGTCGCGGGAATGCCTGCTGGCCGCGAAGCGCTACCGCGCCGCCGAGCACCGGCTGTTCCACCGGGACACCGGCTACCTCGAGGGCAGGCGGATGCGCCGCTCGCGGGAGACGAGGGCGATCCGCAACCGCAGTGCCTTCGGCCGCAACCTGATCGCCGAGCAGTGGGCCAACGCCGAGTTCGCGGCGTTGTGCGCGTTGTGGCGGATCGGCGCGCCGGTGCCCTACCCGGTGCAGCGCGAGGGCACCGAACTGCTGCTGGAGTTCGTCGGCGTGGCCGACGGCACCGCGGCGCCCCGGCTGGCCGAGCTGCGGCCGGGGCCCGGGGAGCTGCGCGACCTGTGGCACCAGACCACGATGGCGCTGGAGCTGCTGGCCAGCACCGGTTACTGCCACGGCGACCTCTCCGCCTACAACATCCTCGTGCACCAGGACCGGATCACGCTGATCGACCTGCCGCAGGTGGTCGACCTGGCAATGAACCCGAACGGGCCGGGTTTCCTGGAACGTGATGTGCGGAACGTGACCAACTGGTTCGCGGCCCGCGGCCTACCCGCGAACCTCGCCGACGCCGACCTGCTGCTGGGGGACCTGCACGCGGCGGCGGGGCTGCCGTGA
- a CDS encoding DEAD/DEAH box helicase, which produces MTVTLDPSTQITSFAELNLPEPLLRTLRKNGMTSPFPIQAATLPDALAGRDMLGRAQTGSGKTLAFGLALLARLDGGKAQPQRPRALVLVPTRELAMQVADALIPLAKALGLWCRTAVGGMSFLRQSEALNRGVDLLIATPGRLSDHVRQGTCSLAEVDFVALDEADQMADMGFLPQVREILDRTPSDGQRLLFSATLDGDVAKLVKAYLTDPVTHSVAPVTASITTMEHHQLQVSHQDKQAVITEIGARQGRTIMFVRTKHHVDRLTTKLRASGVAAAALHGGKTQGQRNRVLAAFKDGSTPVLVATDVAARGIHVDDVSLVLHVDPPADHKDYLHRAGRTARAGASGTVVTLVTHDQRRPMRRLIERAGVKPSYATVRPGDAELARITGARTPSGEPVVEQPQPQRHKPRPQGFGGRRGAQGGGGQGKGRPGFGPRRKPAQRGGRGPGRRHATSTEGS; this is translated from the coding sequence GTGACCGTCACCCTCGATCCGAGTACCCAGATCACTTCCTTCGCCGAGCTCAACCTGCCCGAGCCGCTGCTGCGCACGCTGCGCAAGAACGGGATGACCAGCCCGTTCCCGATTCAGGCCGCGACCCTGCCGGACGCGCTGGCCGGCCGGGACATGCTGGGCCGCGCCCAGACCGGCTCCGGCAAGACCCTCGCCTTCGGCCTCGCGCTGCTGGCCAGGCTGGACGGCGGCAAGGCCCAACCGCAGCGGCCGCGCGCGCTGGTCCTGGTGCCGACCAGGGAACTGGCCATGCAGGTGGCCGACGCGCTGATCCCGCTGGCCAAGGCGTTGGGCCTGTGGTGCCGTACCGCCGTGGGCGGGATGTCCTTCCTGCGGCAGTCCGAGGCGCTGAACCGCGGCGTCGACCTGCTGATCGCCACCCCGGGCCGGCTGTCCGACCACGTGCGCCAGGGCACCTGCTCGCTGGCGGAGGTGGACTTCGTCGCGCTGGACGAGGCCGACCAGATGGCCGACATGGGCTTCCTGCCCCAGGTGCGGGAGATCCTCGACCGCACCCCCTCCGACGGGCAACGGCTGCTGTTCTCCGCGACGCTGGACGGGGACGTGGCGAAACTGGTCAAGGCGTACCTGACCGACCCGGTGACGCACTCGGTCGCGCCGGTCACCGCGAGCATCACCACCATGGAGCATCACCAGCTGCAGGTCAGCCACCAGGACAAGCAGGCCGTGATCACCGAGATCGGTGCCAGGCAGGGGCGCACGATCATGTTCGTGCGCACCAAGCACCACGTCGACCGGCTCACCACGAAGCTGCGCGCCAGCGGGGTGGCCGCTGCGGCGCTGCACGGCGGCAAGACCCAGGGGCAACGCAACCGGGTGCTGGCCGCGTTCAAGGACGGCAGCACCCCGGTGCTGGTCGCGACCGATGTGGCCGCCCGCGGGATCCACGTGGACGATGTGAGCCTGGTGTTGCACGTCGACCCGCCCGCCGACCACAAGGACTACCTGCACCGGGCGGGGCGCACCGCGCGGGCGGGCGCCTCCGGCACCGTGGTCACGCTGGTCACCCACGACCAGCGGCGGCCCATGCGCCGGTTGATCGAACGGGCCGGGGTCAAGCCTTCCTACGCCACCGTGCGGCCCGGCGACGCGGAGCTGGCCCGGATCACCGGTGCCCGCACGCCGAGTGGCGAGCCCGTGGTGGAGCAGCCTCAGCCGCAACGGCACAAGCCACGCCCGCAGGGCTTCGGCGGTCGGCGCGGTGCGCAGGGCGGCGGAGGCCAGGGCAAGGGCCGTCCCGGCTTCGGGCCGCGGCGCAAGCCCGCGCAGCGCGGCGGGCGTGGCCCCGGCCGGCGACACGCCACCAGCACCGAGGGGTCGTAA
- a CDS encoding 8-amino-7-oxononanoate synthase, translating to MNAPGSVVRTAPASSPEQVFDWLDEEAAKRAEAGLVRRLRPRTADVGELDLAGNDYLGLARDKRVAGATAAAALRWGAGSTGSRLVTGSTELHAELEHELARFTGAQAALVFSSGFTANLGAVTALSGAESAIVTDKYIHASLIEGCRLSRAEVAAVAHADPAAVRHALATRRRNRALMVTDSVFSVDGDLAPLPELAAACREQGAALLVDDAHGIGVLGEGGRGAVHEAGLADAPDVVTTITLSKALGAQGGAVLGPRRVIRHLVDTARSFIFDTGLAPGSAAAALTALGVLRAEPELATTVREAAGNLAERLGAAGFVVGAPAAAVVSVRAPTPEDAVGWAARCAELGVRVGCFRPPSVPDGISRLRLTARADLTESDLDKAVGVITETAPERARG from the coding sequence GTGAACGCACCAGGCTCCGTCGTCCGGACAGCGCCGGCCTCCTCGCCCGAGCAGGTCTTCGACTGGCTCGACGAGGAGGCCGCGAAGCGTGCCGAGGCCGGCCTCGTACGGCGGCTGCGGCCCCGTACGGCCGACGTCGGGGAACTCGACCTCGCCGGTAACGACTATCTCGGGCTGGCGAGGGACAAGCGGGTGGCCGGCGCCACGGCCGCCGCCGCGCTACGCTGGGGCGCGGGTTCGACCGGCTCCCGGCTGGTCACCGGCTCCACCGAGCTGCACGCCGAGCTGGAACACGAGCTGGCCAGGTTCACCGGCGCCCAGGCGGCGCTGGTGTTCTCCTCCGGGTTCACCGCGAACCTCGGCGCCGTCACCGCGTTGTCCGGAGCGGAGTCGGCGATCGTGACCGACAAGTACATTCACGCCTCGCTGATCGAGGGCTGCCGGCTCTCCCGCGCCGAGGTGGCCGCGGTGGCACATGCCGACCCGGCGGCGGTGCGGCACGCGCTGGCCACCCGGCGCCGGAACCGGGCGCTGATGGTCACCGACTCGGTCTTCTCGGTGGACGGCGACCTTGCCCCCCTGCCCGAGCTTGCCGCCGCCTGCCGCGAGCAGGGGGCCGCGCTGCTGGTGGACGACGCGCACGGGATCGGCGTGCTCGGCGAGGGCGGCCGGGGCGCGGTGCACGAGGCCGGCCTCGCCGACGCGCCGGACGTGGTGACCACGATCACGCTGTCCAAGGCGCTCGGCGCGCAGGGCGGCGCGGTACTCGGGCCGCGCAGGGTCATCCGGCACCTGGTCGACACCGCACGCAGCTTCATCTTCGACACCGGACTCGCCCCTGGCAGCGCGGCCGCGGCGTTGACCGCGCTCGGGGTGCTACGCGCCGAGCCGGAGCTGGCCACCACGGTGCGGGAGGCGGCGGGCAACCTCGCCGAGCGGCTCGGTGCGGCCGGGTTCGTCGTCGGCGCCCCCGCCGCGGCCGTGGTCTCGGTGCGAGCCCCGACCCCGGAGGACGCCGTCGGCTGGGCGGCGCGCTGCGCCGAACTGGGCGTGCGGGTGGGCTGCTTCCGCCCGCCTTCGGTGCCGGACGGCATCTCCCGGCTGCGGTTGACCGCGCGGGCCGACCTCACCGAGTCCGACCTGGACAAGGCGGTCGGCGTCATCACCGAAACCGCGCCGGAGCGGGCCCGCGGCTGA
- a CDS encoding serine protease encodes MATRYRRAAVAVIALLAATLFVPAAGATQPTIVGGDEVSIRDYPYAVFLTDRRGGQFCGGVLVEQDTVLTAAHCAQAVPRADLVVVGGRQDKRTESGRTSGVESIWVHPEYRTPGSGNDIATLTLSRMLWYPTARPATGADAGLYTAGAEATVIGWGRTADGGPRSNTLRGATLPIVSDQDCGQAFRNYDPTTMVCAGLPEGGVDACTGDSGGPLLAGTTVIGIVSWGVGCGEPGKPGVYTRVAHYDGRIGDSTQPRLFP; translated from the coding sequence ATGGCGACCAGATACCGGCGGGCCGCCGTGGCAGTGATCGCGCTGCTCGCGGCCACCCTGTTCGTGCCGGCGGCAGGGGCCACCCAGCCCACCATCGTCGGCGGTGACGAGGTGTCCATCCGGGACTACCCCTACGCCGTTTTCCTCACCGACCGGCGCGGTGGCCAGTTCTGCGGCGGCGTGCTGGTCGAGCAGGACACGGTGCTCACCGCCGCGCACTGTGCCCAGGCGGTGCCCCGCGCCGACCTGGTCGTGGTCGGCGGCAGGCAGGACAAGCGCACCGAGTCGGGCCGGACCTCCGGGGTGGAGTCGATCTGGGTACACCCGGAGTACCGCACGCCCGGCTCCGGGAACGACATCGCCACGTTGACCCTGTCCCGGATGCTCTGGTACCCCACCGCGCGCCCGGCGACCGGCGCCGACGCGGGGCTGTACACGGCAGGCGCCGAGGCGACCGTGATCGGCTGGGGCCGCACCGCGGACGGCGGGCCGCGGTCGAACACGTTGCGTGGGGCCACCCTGCCGATCGTCAGCGACCAGGACTGCGGGCAGGCGTTCCGCAACTACGACCCCACGACCATGGTCTGCGCCGGCCTTCCCGAGGGCGGGGTGGATGCCTGCACCGGCGACTCCGGCGGCCCCCTGCTGGCCGGCACGACGGTGATCGGGATCGTGTCCTGGGGCGTCGGGTGCGGCGAGCCGGGCAAGCCGGGCGTCTACACCCGGGTGGCGCACTACGACGGCCGGATCGGGGACAGCACCCAGCCTCGGCTCTTCCCCTAG
- a CDS encoding M15 family metallopeptidase, with the protein MCTSDDRLCEAGGVRVRAAIALLAVATTVAAGCTDTPPHATGPSASPTVTTTTPTATPAGADSPATPAPSSTPSWRVGARALPLRPDGYGEMLPTPPELVERSLPTEDLLPPPRDGRYAATVDPVPAEVLRRSTWQPDCPVAAGDLRYLTMSFWGFDGRAHTGEMLVNASAAEAVTGIFGRLFAARFPLEEMRVTRADELDAAPTGDGNNTTAFVCRPIRGKSNWSAHAHGLAIDVNPFCNPYRSGDVVLPELASAYLDRSRVRPGMLLAGGPAVSAFRSAGWTWGGTWSDPVDTMHFSATGQ; encoded by the coding sequence ATGTGCACGAGCGATGACCGACTCTGCGAAGCTGGTGGCGTGCGAGTACGGGCCGCGATAGCGCTGCTGGCCGTCGCGACGACGGTAGCGGCGGGGTGCACCGACACCCCACCCCACGCGACCGGACCGTCCGCGAGCCCGACCGTGACGACCACCACACCGACCGCCACCCCGGCGGGCGCGGACTCGCCGGCGACCCCGGCCCCGAGCAGCACGCCGAGCTGGCGGGTGGGCGCGCGTGCGCTGCCACTGCGCCCGGACGGGTACGGCGAGATGCTGCCGACCCCGCCCGAGCTGGTGGAGCGCAGCCTGCCGACCGAGGACCTGCTCCCACCGCCGCGGGACGGCCGCTACGCCGCGACCGTCGACCCGGTTCCCGCGGAGGTGTTGCGGCGCAGTACCTGGCAGCCGGACTGCCCGGTCGCGGCCGGTGACCTGCGTTACCTGACGATGTCCTTCTGGGGTTTCGACGGGCGGGCGCACACCGGGGAGATGCTGGTCAACGCCTCGGCGGCGGAGGCGGTGACCGGGATCTTCGGGAGGTTGTTCGCCGCCCGGTTCCCACTGGAGGAGATGCGGGTGACCAGGGCCGACGAGCTGGACGCGGCGCCGACCGGTGACGGGAACAACACCACGGCCTTCGTCTGCCGCCCGATCCGCGGGAAGTCGAACTGGTCGGCCCACGCCCACGGGCTGGCCATCGATGTGAACCCGTTCTGCAACCCCTACCGCTCCGGGGACGTGGTGCTGCCGGAACTGGCCTCGGCCTACCTGGACCGGTCCCGGGTCCGGCCGGGAATGCTGCTGGCCGGAGGGCCCGCGGTGTCGGCCTTCCGTTCCGCGGGCTGGACCTGGGGCGGCACCTGGAGCGACCCGGTGGACACCATGCACTTCTCGGCGACGGGGCAGTGA
- a CDS encoding cobyric acid synthase produces the protein MGAGLLVAGTTSDAGKSTVTAGLCRWLARRGVRVAPFKSQNMSNNSMVCADGAEIGRAQWLQAVAAGVEPESAMNPVLLKPGGDRRSHVVLRGRPWGELGAGEWANGRRALAESAYQALAELRERFDVVLCEGAGSPAEINLRSGDYVNMGLARQAGLPVLLVGDIDRGGMLAAMAGTLALLDRADQRLLAGFVVNKFRGDPELLRPGLSTLEELTGRPVLGVLPWLPDAWLDSEDSLALGGWSEDAAGTLRVAAARLPRVSNATDLDPLAAEPGVSVTVTADPDVIAAADLAVLPGTRSTVTDLAWLREQGIDRAIRARAAEGRPVLGICGGYQMLAETIDDEVESGAGAVPGLGLLPTAVRFTREKVLGRPSGRWRGHEVTGYEIHHGRVRLAGEAEPFLDGYRSGAVWATMWHGAFEHDGFRRAWLAEVATQAGVRWEPGDAPGFAALRESMVDRLADAIEDHLDGAALLELIERGAGPDLPWVRLSTGNNGDSSGVSG, from the coding sequence GTGGGCGCCGGGTTGCTGGTGGCCGGGACCACCTCCGATGCGGGCAAGTCGACCGTGACCGCGGGCCTGTGCCGGTGGCTGGCCCGGCGGGGCGTGCGGGTCGCGCCGTTCAAGTCGCAGAACATGTCGAACAACTCGATGGTGTGCGCGGACGGCGCGGAGATCGGGCGGGCGCAGTGGCTGCAGGCGGTGGCCGCGGGAGTCGAACCGGAGTCGGCGATGAACCCGGTGCTGCTGAAACCGGGTGGCGACCGGCGCAGCCACGTGGTGCTGCGCGGCCGGCCGTGGGGCGAACTGGGCGCGGGTGAGTGGGCGAACGGCAGGCGCGCGCTGGCCGAGTCGGCCTACCAGGCCCTGGCGGAGCTGCGCGAGCGGTTCGACGTGGTGCTGTGCGAGGGCGCGGGCAGCCCGGCCGAGATCAACCTGCGGTCCGGGGACTACGTGAACATGGGCCTCGCGCGGCAGGCAGGGCTGCCGGTGCTGCTGGTCGGTGACATCGACCGCGGCGGGATGCTGGCCGCGATGGCCGGCACGCTGGCGCTGCTGGACCGCGCCGATCAACGACTGCTCGCCGGATTCGTGGTGAACAAGTTCCGCGGCGACCCGGAGTTGCTGCGGCCCGGACTGTCCACGCTGGAGGAACTGACCGGGCGGCCGGTACTCGGGGTGCTGCCCTGGCTGCCCGATGCCTGGCTGGACTCCGAGGACTCGCTGGCGCTCGGCGGCTGGTCCGAGGACGCGGCGGGGACCCTGCGGGTGGCCGCCGCCCGGCTGCCGAGGGTGTCCAACGCCACCGACCTCGACCCGCTCGCCGCCGAGCCGGGGGTGTCGGTGACGGTGACCGCGGACCCCGACGTGATCGCCGCGGCCGACCTCGCGGTCCTGCCCGGTACCCGGTCCACCGTGACCGACCTGGCCTGGCTGCGCGAGCAGGGGATCGACCGGGCCATCCGCGCCCGGGCCGCCGAAGGCAGGCCCGTGCTCGGGATCTGCGGCGGCTACCAGATGCTCGCGGAGACCATCGACGACGAGGTCGAGTCGGGGGCGGGCGCGGTGCCCGGGCTCGGGCTGCTGCCCACCGCGGTGCGGTTCACCCGCGAGAAGGTGCTCGGCAGGCCGTCCGGACGCTGGCGGGGGCACGAGGTGACCGGCTACGAGATCCACCACGGCCGGGTACGCCTCGCCGGGGAGGCCGAACCCTTCCTGGACGGGTACCGCAGCGGAGCGGTGTGGGCGACGATGTGGCACGGCGCGTTCGAGCACGACGGCTTCCGGCGGGCCTGGCTGGCGGAGGTCGCCACGCAGGCCGGGGTGCGCTGGGAACCGGGCGACGCGCCGGGGTTCGCCGCGCTGCGGGAGTCCATGGTGGACCGGTTGGCGGACGCGATCGAGGACCACCTCGACGGTGCCGCGCTGCTGGAGTTGATCGAGCGCGGCGCCGGGCCGGACCTGCCGTGGGTGCGGCTGAGTACCGGGAACAACGGGGATTCGTCCGGGGTTTCCGGGTAG
- a CDS encoding mycothione reductase — translation MPHYDLVIVGTGSGNSILDPRFADWKVAIVEKGVFGGTCLNVGCIPTKMFVHTADMAAAPAASARLGVDAELRGVRWREVRDRIFGRIDPIAEGGREYRMRHADNANVTVYQGEGRFTGRKEMSVSLAEGTETVTADRFVLAAGGRPTLPAVPGLAEVGYHTSDTVMRIEELPASAIVLGSGFVAAELAHVFASFGVEVTMIARSGALLRAEDEDVSSRFTELAANRFDVRLNRDTLAARRTEGGVALDLNGPTGQETVEGDLLLVATGRRPNSDLLDVAATGVSTAATGHVLVDEYQTTAVEGIYALGDLSSPHELKHVANHEARVVQHNLLHPDERVAADHRFVPHAVFSSPQIASVGLTERQAIARGVRYVTATQDYAGIAYGWAMEDTSGFAKLLADPVTGQLVGAHIIGPQASTLIQPVIQAMSFGLDARDMARGQYWIHPAMPELLENALLNLPLDPPTEMP, via the coding sequence GTGCCGCACTACGACCTGGTGATCGTCGGTACCGGATCGGGGAACTCGATCCTCGACCCACGTTTCGCGGACTGGAAGGTCGCGATCGTCGAGAAGGGCGTGTTCGGCGGCACCTGCCTGAACGTCGGCTGCATCCCGACGAAGATGTTCGTGCACACCGCGGATATGGCCGCGGCGCCAGCCGCGAGCGCCCGGCTCGGGGTGGACGCCGAACTGCGGGGCGTGCGGTGGCGCGAGGTGCGGGACCGGATCTTCGGCCGGATCGACCCGATCGCCGAGGGCGGCCGGGAGTACCGCATGCGGCACGCGGACAACGCGAACGTCACGGTGTACCAGGGCGAGGGTCGGTTCACCGGGCGCAAGGAGATGTCCGTGTCCCTCGCCGAGGGCACGGAGACGGTGACCGCGGACCGGTTCGTGCTCGCCGCGGGCGGGCGGCCGACCCTGCCGGCCGTGCCCGGCCTCGCCGAGGTCGGCTACCACACCTCGGACACGGTGATGCGCATCGAGGAACTGCCCGCCAGCGCGATCGTCCTCGGCAGCGGGTTCGTCGCCGCGGAGCTCGCGCACGTGTTCGCCTCCTTCGGCGTCGAGGTCACGATGATCGCTCGGTCCGGCGCGCTGTTGCGGGCCGAGGACGAGGACGTCAGCTCGCGGTTCACCGAGCTGGCCGCGAACCGGTTCGACGTGCGGCTGAACCGCGACACCCTGGCGGCCCGGCGCACGGAAGGCGGGGTCGCACTGGACCTGAACGGGCCGACCGGGCAGGAGACCGTCGAGGGTGACCTGCTGCTGGTGGCCACCGGCCGCCGACCGAACTCCGACCTGCTCGATGTCGCCGCCACCGGGGTGTCCACCGCGGCCACCGGCCACGTGCTGGTGGACGAGTACCAGACCACGGCGGTCGAGGGCATCTACGCCCTCGGCGATCTCTCGTCCCCGCACGAGCTCAAGCACGTCGCCAACCACGAGGCCCGCGTGGTGCAGCACAACCTGCTGCACCCGGACGAACGGGTCGCCGCGGACCATCGGTTCGTCCCGCACGCGGTGTTCAGCTCCCCGCAGATCGCCTCGGTCGGGCTGACCGAGCGGCAGGCGATCGCCCGCGGCGTCCGGTACGTGACCGCGACCCAGGACTACGCGGGTATCGCCTACGGCTGGGCGATGGAGGACACGAGCGGGTTCGCGAAGCTGCTGGCCGATCCGGTCACCGGGCAGCTGGTCGGGGCACACATCATCGGGCCGCAGGCGTCCACCCTGATCCAGCCGGTGATCCAGGCGATGAGCTTCGGCCTGGACGCCCGCGACATGGCCCGCGGGCAGTACTGGATCCACCCCGCCATGCCCGAGCTCCTCGAGAACGCCCTGCTCAACCTCCCCCTCGACCCACCCACCGAAATGCCCTGA
- a CDS encoding CynX/NimT family MFS transporter, which yields MPAHRAVTVGGGALLAVAVVLVALNLRPTITSVGQLLGESRAALGASATWAGVLTTLPGLCFAGAGLAAPWLARRVGMARSIGLALGVLAVGLVLRVIDGQLVVLGGTLVATAGIALANVLLPVVVKDSFPARIGLMTGIYTAALQAGGALGSAATPPLEGLLGGWRQALGSWAVLALVALGVWALAVRGGRVGGTGRLGGDGEPRRSLLRSPLAWTVTLFFGLQSCLAYVVLGWLPEVLMDSGVSHGEAGLLLGLVSLIAVPISVTIPPLAARQASQSGWIVGLGVFGLAGLIGLLVAPGAAPLLWTVLLGIGMSVFSLALTTIALRARTGAETAQLSGMAQGFGYLLGAAGPFAFGLLHDVTGGWTAPFAMLLGTLSVQLVAGWLAGRPRYV from the coding sequence ATGCCGGCCCACCGTGCCGTCACGGTGGGCGGCGGGGCGTTGCTCGCGGTCGCGGTCGTGCTGGTCGCGCTCAACCTGCGGCCCACGATCACCAGCGTCGGGCAGTTGCTCGGCGAGAGTCGCGCGGCACTGGGTGCCTCGGCCACCTGGGCGGGGGTGCTGACCACCCTGCCCGGGCTCTGTTTCGCCGGGGCCGGGCTGGCGGCGCCGTGGCTGGCTCGCCGGGTCGGGATGGCGCGGTCGATCGGGCTCGCCCTCGGCGTGCTCGCCGTCGGCCTGGTGTTGCGGGTGATCGACGGGCAGCTCGTGGTGCTCGGCGGCACCCTGGTGGCCACCGCGGGGATCGCGCTGGCCAACGTGCTGCTCCCGGTGGTGGTCAAGGACTCCTTCCCGGCCCGGATCGGCCTGATGACCGGTATCTACACCGCCGCACTACAGGCGGGTGGTGCGCTCGGGTCGGCGGCCACCCCGCCGCTGGAGGGGCTGCTCGGCGGGTGGCGGCAGGCGCTGGGAAGCTGGGCGGTGCTGGCCCTGGTCGCGCTCGGCGTGTGGGCGTTGGCCGTCCGCGGTGGCCGGGTGGGCGGGACCGGCAGGCTCGGCGGGGACGGAGAGCCGCGCAGGTCGCTGCTGCGCAGCCCGCTCGCCTGGACCGTGACCTTGTTCTTCGGCCTGCAGTCCTGCCTCGCCTACGTGGTACTCGGCTGGCTGCCCGAGGTGCTGATGGACTCCGGCGTCAGCCACGGCGAGGCCGGGCTGCTGCTCGGCCTGGTGTCGCTGATCGCGGTGCCGATCAGCGTGACCATCCCGCCGCTGGCCGCGCGGCAGGCCAGCCAGAGCGGTTGGATCGTGGGCCTCGGCGTGTTCGGCCTGGCCGGGTTGATCGGGCTGCTGGTGGCGCCGGGGGCGGCGCCACTGCTGTGGACGGTGCTGCTCGGGATCGGGATGAGCGTGTTCTCGCTCGCGCTGACCACGATCGCGTTGCGTGCTCGCACCGGTGCCGAGACCGCCCAGCTTTCCGGGATGGCGCAGGGCTTCGGCTACCTGCTCGGCGCGGCCGGGCCGTTCGCCTTCGGCCTCCTGCACGACGTCACCGGTGGCTGGACGGCCCCGTTCGCCATGCTGCTCGGCACCCTGTCCGTTCAGCTGGTCGCCGGCTGGCTGGCCGGCCGCCCCCGCTACGTGTAA
- a CDS encoding FadR/GntR family transcriptional regulator: MPLATTRRSGLVDQVIGQLRAAVANGEWPVGQRIPPEAELVTTLGVGRNTVREAVRALSHSGLLEVRQGDGTYVRATSEVSGAVRRLCGSELREVLQVRRTLEVEGARLAASARTGEELRTLTDLLDRRDQAQRARRVEDFVRADAEFHLAVVRAGHNTLLTELYRGLTEVVTASVATTAQTDQQRADIQHRGLLEAIAEGDPERAATEAGGFLDELLAQQDLTEG, from the coding sequence GTGCCATTGGCCACGACGCGGCGCTCCGGCCTTGTCGACCAGGTGATCGGCCAGCTACGCGCGGCAGTCGCGAACGGCGAGTGGCCGGTGGGGCAGCGGATCCCGCCGGAGGCGGAGCTGGTGACCACCCTCGGTGTCGGGCGCAACACGGTCCGCGAGGCGGTTCGGGCACTCTCGCACAGCGGGCTGCTCGAGGTCCGCCAGGGCGACGGCACCTACGTCCGCGCCACCAGCGAGGTCTCCGGCGCGGTACGCAGGCTGTGCGGCTCCGAGCTGCGCGAGGTGCTGCAGGTCCGCAGGACACTCGAGGTGGAGGGAGCCCGGCTGGCCGCGTCCGCGCGCACCGGGGAGGAGCTGCGCACTCTCACCGATCTGCTGGACCGGCGGGACCAGGCACAGCGGGCGCGCAGGGTGGAGGACTTCGTGCGCGCCGACGCCGAGTTCCATCTCGCCGTGGTGCGGGCGGGACACAACACCCTGCTGACCGAGCTCTACCGCGGGCTCACCGAGGTGGTCACCGCCAGCGTCGCCACCACCGCGCAGACCGACCAGCAGCGCGCGGACATCCAGCACCGCGGCCTACTGGAGGCGATCGCCGAGGGCGATCCGGAGCGGGCGGCCACCGAGGCGGGCGGCTTCCTGGACGAGCTGCTGGCGCAGCAGGACCTCACGGAAGGGTGA
- the map gene encoding type I methionyl aminopeptidase — translation MPVRSPLRPGVQSPRRPVPASIARPEYVDRPAPKRDTGNGVRTPEVIEAMRVAGRIAAQALEEGGKAVKPGNTTDDVDRVVHEFLLDHGAYPSTLGYRHFPKSCCTSMNEVICHGIPDSTVIEDGDICNIDVTAYIGGVHGDTNATFLAGEVSEEARLLVERTREATARAIKAVRPGRRLNVIGRVIESYAKRFDYGVVRDFTGHGVGPAFHTAPTVLHYEEPSVTTVIEQGMTFTIEPMITLGTIDYDVWDDDWTVTTKDKKWTAQFEHTLLVTATGAEILTLP, via the coding sequence ATGCCCGTGCGTTCCCCGTTGCGGCCCGGCGTGCAGTCGCCGCGCCGTCCCGTGCCAGCCAGTATCGCCCGCCCCGAGTACGTGGACCGGCCCGCGCCCAAGCGGGACACCGGCAACGGGGTGCGTACCCCCGAGGTGATCGAGGCGATGCGGGTGGCGGGCCGGATCGCGGCACAGGCGCTCGAGGAGGGCGGCAAGGCCGTCAAACCGGGCAACACCACCGACGACGTCGACCGGGTGGTGCACGAGTTCCTGCTGGACCACGGCGCCTACCCCTCGACGCTGGGCTACCGCCACTTCCCGAAGTCCTGCTGCACCTCGATGAACGAGGTGATCTGCCACGGGATCCCGGACTCGACGGTGATCGAGGACGGCGACATCTGCAATATCGACGTCACCGCCTACATCGGCGGTGTGCACGGCGACACCAACGCCACCTTCCTGGCGGGGGAGGTCTCCGAGGAGGCGCGGCTGCTCGTCGAGCGCACCCGGGAGGCCACCGCGCGCGCGATCAAGGCCGTCCGGCCTGGCCGCAGGCTGAACGTGATCGGCCGGGTGATCGAGTCCTACGCCAAGCGCTTCGACTACGGCGTGGTGCGTGACTTCACCGGGCACGGTGTCGGTCCCGCCTTCCACACCGCGCCGACCGTGCTGCATTACGAGGAGCCGTCGGTCACCACGGTGATCGAGCAGGGCATGACCTTCACCATCGAGCCGATGATCACCCTCGGCACCATCGACTACGACGTCTGGGACGACGACTGGACGGTCACCACCAAGGACAAGAAGTGGACCGCCCAGTTCGAGCACACCCTGCTGGTCACCGCGACCGGGGCGGAGATCCTCACCCTTCCGTGA